acgagaatgtagatttctggcacgcctcaatggagcaatccattaagaatatggttgtatactaagaaaaatcttgctaccagaatgccgtaaagccataggttgcaagtgagtatacaagagaatgataagtccgaatgagcaaggtcgtagtttttaaagctagactggtggcgaaaggttatgcccagtgtgaaggtataggttatgatgatattttcgccagtgccatgctcagaacattcggatcattttacccatagcagctcacttaaaccatcgaggttacgtgagggagggagagaaacatctcgtgtcaatcgctctcgtgtcatccgtgatgtggtttatcttgcattttatgtaaacaatatcctcctaattggcgacaatatggagctattgttaagacataaagtaatggttatccgaacagtctcatatgaaagactaaggaggtacagtatacatccttgtgatcaaggttataagggatcactagaaaaagatgttgggcttatctcgagtgtcttacattgatactgagaatactcgttgtagtatgaataccgccaagaaaggattgctaccttttagatatggcgttccttgatctaaagactatgtcttaagatgcctattgaggttgaggaaatgaaggcagtttTCTACATTTCCGcggtagatagcttcatgtatggattgctatatacgagatcttatatttgctatgcagttagcatgattgtaagatatcagtatagttctAGTTaagactgaactgtggtaaaattatattctcaggtccttgactagagaataagggtagtttaccagttagacagtttagttccctttttggattatacggtttcggatttccaggctgaccggaacaaagaataattacctcgagctatgtgttttccttgggaggtaaaaccttttggtttgaccactacctccagggtctaagagtgattcctagtttgcgtgagagcatcaccttcgtggtacctcaagtgcagttgcaaactctaaggaatcctagaaccacaaggggtcaaacacatggagagtaagtaccaagttatacgattattcgtaaatcgaggttatgtgcttaaagaataaattctcacatattggagaaacctactgatcttttcacaaaaggcttatcgcaaatggtcattgaaagatgggaatgcgattgatgccagattgatgccacccacttaggaaactttaagtataagtgggagaagtgttaggtgattggtaaatagacgcattgtatactaaaagtttgctttagtataagtgggagattgttggatttgtatactgaaagcaagaacgttttatgcttgtatacaatgtttcctaagttcactatctaatctcctatctgattgtgttcatgattgcatatgtatgttctttatctctatgtaagtagattatatggtgtgttgtagatcacagaagaccatataattggaataaccttaagagatataatatgatcacagccgaaataactctaggacaagttattggtttaggctgcagtatagatggaagtagtttgtcttggctacttgtctatactggtacgtcattatgtattgataggaccacagtttgagatgtattcttctatctgacttaagtgaagaatcaagatctcggtgacttataaatcttaatactaataagtattcagatatatatgttaactcgtatatcactttgacttactatgggtgaaagttatatactaactcgagtactctgtatcttgggtgatagcggttaatatatgatatttgattatctgtattagtacccgtatccggtataggataatgacatccccttaaggagctcaataaggtttattgcgctaaaccctgcaggttgattaagttcaggcgcaataataaagtttgagtggtactgcttaaggatttataaagagattaattaatttaagctgtcagagctctaattaattaatggatgtcggatattttaaatacggagatttaataagtctaaatacaagcccccgactcatcaccggcaataaaggggtaagtcagtatcggttctctagtggaatgaactgatatttataaattaattatggtctgggctgaccatagataaattaatttatttgaggcccatctttattccttgtatctggtccctggactggcccaatgtctcctagccctagaaggagagaaaaacgcctcctacactaattctgtgcccacacgtatttaattttaattaaatacagctgtcagctctcaggaaaacagactgataaaatattagggttttgagagctgtggggcgcagggaagaaaaaacGTGCGggacttatttctctcttgggactttcatagatcgttgtccatccaacggtgaaagctgagcgggatacagtcgagaagatcagagctggagtcagattttcgcaggaaaccatgttctggcagtctccgtaaaacggccctaacttcctccacagaactccgattcagacgaatcaggcggccacggaaagctctctcgaagacgaagaagtcgtatttctgcacaaaatacgattggaggtcgtttgaggggtcaaacggagcgttgaagttggctgacctgttcagcgacagattgacgaattcttaggaattcttcaggtatttctgaactccaacgtgcagctgttaaattcataggagcatgttaggattaatcgttgtatgataaattaataataatccaagaaacgatcatcgggcaaagcggaacgttaattcagtttaatattccttcaaaatCGATAGTAGTTAATCAATTAAACATTCATTTCTCACATAACTTAACCTTCAGCGAGCGGCGGCGATGTTGCTGCGGCGGAGGCGGATGGAGTGGGGCGCTTCCGCTTCAATTTTTCATATTATCTGCTCTtggcctctctctctttctctctctctctcgcgcgCGAGCTATTTGCTCCCCAAGCTAGATGATGTGTGCGATTTAGTTATCTTTTGCCGTGTTGATTTCCGTTGGTTTTGCTCAGACATTACCTGTTTAATTGCACTTTTGGTGTAGGAATTACATGGATGGAGAAGAAAGCTCGAAgatggagaaaatattgaaagtcGAGAAATTTGATGAAGAAGTTGATTTCGTGGATGGCAGACCAGCTCTGGCGAGCAGAACTGGCGTGTTGCAACTCTGGCATTCCAACTCTGGCGAGCAAAGCTGGCGTGTTGCAGCTCTAGCGTTCCAGCTCCGGCGAGCAGAGCTGGCGTGTTGCAGCTTTGGCGAGCAGAGCTGGCGTGAGGCAACTCTGGAGGAGTTCAGCTCTGCTAGCGCGTAGCTCTGGCGAAAGTACTCTGGTATCCCGCTCTGGTGAACAGCGTTGGCGAGCAGCTCTGAAGCCTCTGCTCTGGGGGGCTGTTTTGAAGATTGGGCCGAAGCCCATTAGCTGTGTTTTAAAGGGTTTTAATTCCCTAATTTTTCCTGAACCTAGCCGCCATTCTTAGCAGTATAAATAGGTTGATTAGGTTGACTTTTAATAACTTTTTGCTTTCGGAGACAGTACACGTTTTTATTCCCTAGACTTGGagttaattagttttttttacTTACTTTTGTTACTTTGAAGTTGGCGGCTATAAGCAAGAATTCAAGGCAGACGATTTCCTTTTTATTCCaaaagtggtgattttattttattcgcagttcaatttattttcttgttctatgtttgcttttatttatttgattattctagttttaatcatgagtagctaattccttaattcggcgagaataatgaaacactaatttattaatctgtgagacctaattggttttaaaattggttcctattgatttcgatttattcctagggtttaaagatagttctgattttatttaagtctggccaatttagatttaattggattacagtcaattagcacatccaatccgtaattgttggaatatggttGATTAGTGACAaagctaccgtgttcgtagtaggaataaattggtggatcaATTATTACTAgtgtatctaggataattggtctaaactgggttccttcatcttaatgctattagaatattaaatctaggtctggcgtctccagctaggttatattttaataagggaaataagcacgtctggcgtctccagctgtttatcgacacagtaagtaggaattggggtacgtccgttgcgtttcacggtatcctataactggttggttgatagggattaattaatctttgcgtcgatgatcagagctttgaattagtgtggatttatttgagccgagttACTTctttattgattattttctagtaTTATTTTGTTTGATATTCAAATTGCTTTCTTTAGTTAATTAATacttttctcaaaattaaggcgtggtggcatcaccaaaaatatagattttagggaattgaatgattttacctgctctctaTGGGATCGACCCTACTTATCAtcatactaatttattttgataattttgcaggaattatttggtggaaacgACGTCCACCACCAGAGAATCTGCTCCTTCTTCTATGAAGAAATCCGCCGTCGCTACCGCTACCGCGGCTCTGAAATTTCCGGCAACTGGTCCATGCCCTCGTCTCTAACTTCGTCCCCTTCTCTCATCTCTTATCCTCGCTGAATCTCCGCTCACTAGTCAAAGAATCTCTTTCCCCCGATTCAGAAATCTGGCGACCCTCTTCCGAAAGACCAGCAAGCTACGTCGCCTAGAGTTCGCAGCATGGGTGGATGCTCAGACCACGGTCGATTGCAGAGAGTTGGCAGATTAGGGCTCGATTTAAGTCTCCATTTGATGGGGCGGAGGATTTGATGGGAGGCAGAGGCAGAGGCAGATTAAGGGGCGGGGCAGACGGAGTCAAATCGGGGGAGCATCGGACCAGGGGAAGGCTGCCAGAGGCGTGTCGGGCCGAGGGAGGTGGCGCAGCGGACTGGGGGCGGGGGAGGTGGtcgatcgagagagagagagagagagagagaggaactTAGGAATTTGATATTCTGGATCAGAATCGtagtttaaattatataaaattaaaagaaaataaaaatattatatatatatatatacacaatataTATGCATCGGTTGATTCGATTTTCGACCGATTAAATTTGCAAAAATTGAACGGATCAAAATTTCCTAAAATTCTAGTCGAACCGATCGAACAAAAAAAATCGATCGTTTTGGTCAGTTTTCGGTTGATTTGGTTAGCCGACTCGGTTTCTACACACCCCTTAAGTGCTTcctcataaaattttaattgtcgtttttaaaaataataatactccatccgtcccacttcaaatgtcccactttccataatggggtgtcccactccaaatgtcccaTACCTTTTTtagcaatacactctctctctatacttaatatttaaacaatttccaccaacccactttatctactttatacccactttatctattttatacctatttcttaatctccgtgcccaaaagtaaggggacatttggagtgggacggagggagtattattcactttcattataatatttaaaattataattttgttcacttttatttatttacattctgattttaaaaagattattgaagtttttattattaaatttatagtattaagaataatttttattattttttaatatttaaaatcataatattatttacttttaagTATAATATTCTTTAATTTTACTAATGACGTTTTTATAATGACATTGATGACGGTATGTATAAGTGACATgtatagaaattaaattaaaacacatatatgacgcttgtttttaattaaaaaaaaaactaatacataacaaaattaataacgCTAATATTTCCATGAAAGATAACTCATTTAAATAACCTTTTTATTTCCAGACAGAACTGGTATCGTCGTGATCTGCGACAAACCCTCACACTCTTCTTCAAACGATTTTTGAGAAGACTGAACATTAAACTCTCCTTCAGAATTCTGACCATTAGTAGAAGCATATTTCTGCACAGTATCAGCATTGTTGCACACTTTTAGAACAATGTATGGCCTGTCATTCAGTGTTTTGATATCAGCTCTCAGCTGAACTTTGAACAGGATAGTCTTCCCAATATGAGCACTTTCAATTTCTTTAGGGATAATTTCCAAGTGACCAATCTGTTACAGGGAATAAAAACTTAGCCtgttaaaacaaaaaattattttgtatattttcaattttttttctaaaacaaacataacaacaatattcataaattattcaaataatGAACTCTATAATACCTCATTGCCTTTCAGCTCTATCTCTGATGCTTTCTTTCCCAGTAGAGTTATGGATTCTTTATCCCAAACCAAGAGTGATACATTGTTTGTAGAGTCAACTACATTAAGTATCAACATGTACCTACAATAATACAACATTTAAATATAACTGACACATATTAAAATTCCTTTAATTCGAAGAGTAGGGGCCAAACCTTTGATTAGCTTTCCCATCATATTTGTTGCAAGCACCACAGAAAAATCTATTGTTCAATTTAGCCACTTTCCTTGTGCATCGAATACAGGCCATATAACACCAAGTATATGAGCAATCAACTGACTCAATAGTACCACAAATCCATGCTTCTCCATTCTACATAAAATTAGTAAACTGAAGTAAATTCACAAAGTACATTTCATATGACAATTTCAAATAACCATTAGTTGTATAAGAAAACTACCTCATTGGTCACAATTTCATCAATAGCCTTAACATTTATATCTTCATCAGAGACTGAATCTTCTTTAACAGTTTCCAAATTCAGTGAGAgtgttttttttgaaaatttgatcCCCACTGACACTGAatcaaataaaacaaattaaaagcTTATAAATTGATACTAAATGgtacaaataaaattattcatcACACAAAAAACTCTTACAGCTCCCTGAACTTTTTTATCTCCTCAATTTCAGTGTTTAGGAACAGCCTAGAAACATTTCTGCTTGTGCACACACGAACATCGCCTacaaaaaaccaaaaaacatATACTGAATATAAcactattaaaataagaaacaaaCTTTCACATTTAAGATATAAACTTGTACCTTTGTAAAGCGTTGGCCTGCAAAATTGTACTATAACAATTGGCAGTTGTTTATGTTCATTGCTAGCTTGCATTTTAAATGAGTACACATAATCCTCCCAAAAAgtgcaatagattttattgTGGCTACAcatagaaatgaaaaaaaaaagtcaaattTCAAGAAGCAACAACAAAACATAACAGTTAGGCAGATTTTTTTAAACATACCTAGCATCCTCAAGCACAAGCTCTATGAGCTTCACATTATTCTGATCTTTGATATACCTTTTGCCCACCAACACTCCAATAACATctacaatttaaataaatgttaatatacacatttattttatttgaacatATTCAATAACATGTAATTCATTATTTACCAAACAACACTTCCTCATTAGCATCTTCAATAGCACTTATGTCATTGAAATCCTTAAATAGGAATTTTTGCAACGGAAAATCAGGATCCACACAGGCTGACATTTGACTTTTTGGGAACAGCACAATTCTGTAAGGATTGTCAACTGTCTTGTTCCTCACAAAGTTGTTATTTCGCACAAAAAAATTCCTAATTTGCACAACAACATCCTCTTGCATAATATGCCCAAGTGCACCACACTGTCCACGTGGTATAGTCAAATGAATTCTTGTACCCTATAAAGAAACATGCAATATACATGTCACACAAAATAAGTAGgatattatctatatatatatatatatatataattggacTACTATACAATCtgttattaataaataatttcacAGAAAACAGTAAATATTAACTATTACCAACATAGAATATTTCactaaattttatttgtatCTTGTTTTCATGAACAAAATCTCTTTATATTTTACAATACTAATACATTTATTACATCTTGAGGATGATAAATAATCTCTAGATATATAAAAGATAGCTGAACTTCAGGTATAATACTAAACATCAATATATACATTACAGCTGCATGCATCTCAAACATACAAACTGAtaataatactatagataaatTTTGAAAGTGTTActtaatcaataattaaagttgatgaatctattgattgattaaatgtttatttcatgttttgctGTCATGGACTGTCACCTAAAACTGATGCATCTATTTATTTGcgtgtttatttcatttttttgctGTGATGGAGTGTGATCTGCCCGATGGCCTAAATATAAACTAAGTAAATTTTAAACACAGCAGAAATATGATGTATATTATTTCTTAagtgtttatttaatttttcagtttGATGGAGAGTTCATATTAAAGCTGTCaatataaaaaacaataaatatcATTTGATTAGTACAAGACATGATAGATGCGTTACAAAATATAATACCTCACGATCATGCTCCACACATTCAATAGAGGATTGTTCCCCTCCATACTTGATAGCATAGCGACGAATGCATATGACTTTTATCATCGAATTTGTTACAGAAGGATGCAAATCCACAATTTTGGTATACACAAGTGCCATGATGTCTTCCAATACCTGcaaccattaaaaaaaatatcaatcaTACTTATCTGTAATAGGTAGTATTCGTAAGAAAAGATTCATTATATGTACACCTTAGATATAGATTTTTAGTACTTAAGAGATAAAATTGAACTACACAAACAGGGCTCACAACTTTCAAGCATAACAAGAGATAAAATTGAACTACACAAACAGGGCTCACAACTTTCAAGCATAACAGAAGAACAACAAAGGTATGTAAACAGGTAGACTTTCCATTCTTTTCAGTATATTATTTATCAGTCTAATATTACCTCTGAATCTCTTCTTGAAATATTTATGCTAAAACAGTAATTTCAAACAGCTTTCATCAAACACAAATTTATGATTCTGAATCTCTTCTTGAAATATTTCTGCTAAAACAGTAAGTTTCAAACAGCTTTCATCAAACACAAATTTATGATTCTGAATCTCTTCTTGAAATATTTCTGCTAAAACAGTAAATTTCAAACAGCTTTCATCAAACACAAATTTATGAGTTTTTTGGAATATTTCTTTCTTAAATCATTCATTTGGACATCTTTCTTTAAACAACAAACTATATTTTTTggataaatatttattttttgaataatatACAAAGCTAATAGGTCATATTCATTCAATATTCATTGACAAAAGTTATGCAAACAATGATATAACACAGACTCTTGCATCTGCAAAATGAAACCAAAATATATGGATTTCAACTTCCATCGAATATTCTTCAAAATCTGATATATTTACAAAGATGAAAACCTTTCTCCCAAAATATTTTAGAAAATGAAAACCTTTTTgctaaaataaaagtatattttaaCAGAGAAGAAGATAATACCAGCAAATATTTTTTCAGAGtattttttcgaaaatgaacGAAGGAAATGAACAGCCAATGagttctatttataggcaaacttAGGAcgaattcaaattttgaattttgccCCCATGTTTGGGCCCCAAGTTTACCGTAAATTAGCTGCTTTTACCGCCCAAATTGTGGTTTTCAAGGCATTTAAGGGTAAACTAATAAACCTCTGAATATTAAGAATATTACACAGCAGATTTATGATAAACTAAAACATGGTGGTTAAAAAGGTGATAGATTTTCCCGCCAATTTTCATGCAAGATAAGGCTCAGCTTTTATATAGATACATAGATAtagattattgttattattattatgaaatagctagtgaaagattagtGTGACACCCAAATtcgttttaattttaaatgagaGCGCACGCGAAAAAACATGACTATAAATAgatatttaatgtgaaaatagagaaataaatatcttataCTTTACTAAACATGACATTTTTAAGTAAAACTAAATTCAAAACATTTGATTCGCCATTCGACTttccacgcgcctccggcctttaaaaacctgaaaatgttaagtatgagatgagcatacagggtacactcagtgtgggaacatgcaataattgtccacgttaataaaatgagaatcacatatgatcaatacattcgtgactgaaagtcgcacggtggcataccaaggacctttccgtcctggaccgattgagccggcccctggcgactggttgcaaccataactttaacatgaaatcgcattgtggcataccaaggacggtgaagtcctggacccattgagcgggcccctagcgatataatttaatgcaactcacatatggtaaacacatgatattaaaatggacaagaattaaccacgggcatgtactgaaataaatcccacacctgaaacttgagcttttgacaatCACTTGAATAATTCAAATCAAAGTCAATGTCATAGTCGTGCCGCACCTAGTcccataaaattaaacataatttaataataactataaataatatatatatatatatatatatatatatatataacttagtgaaaataaataaagataccGTAGTAATTTCAAGCTTTTGCGTTTATTTGGCTTGATAACTGAATAGCAAATACACCTATTTATAGTAgttggaaaataattttaaaatgcaTAGGTTTGATGAATCAAAAGTTATAGGCTTTGCTGTATTAGTTAGAAAATATCTACGTAGCTAGAAATGCATGCATGTAATACACATGTATAATATTATTAGTATGGCTCAACTTTAAAGATAactatgtacatatatatattttaaattcgtAAATGtacgtatatgtatatattcatGTAGATTtgttaatttttctttttctactcACTTGTTATCTTTAAATCTTGGTTCAAATAAACATATATAACTATAAATAATTAcaaacatttatttatataatataatataattatatatttgaaaataaattttatttttaaagtctAATTATAATATCAaagttattatttatatatgtatttttaacTAGGGGCACGACTagactaaaataaataaaatatttttcacacACTTTATAACTTAAAAGTTcactaattttcaaataaaatttgtaaagaaaataaatggttttgggctgtgacaaacctatctacttaaaaaaatttcgtcctcgaaatttgacAATTCATAGCTGcaataatcttcaacataatGATTTGAATACTGAACTTGAattttctcataataacttCAATTATTGCAGCAAAACTCAACATACTTTCAacgtaaataatttatactcatccccttgaaaaatatttgaaatatatttaCCTTGATGTCGGAGCACGTAGAGGTCGAATGGATTTGTCATACTTGACTTAAAAACATTTTAAGAACAATTTTATTTGgcagagtctacaggaaagtagacctgctctgataccaccttgtgacacccaaattcgttttaattttaaatgagaGCGCACGCGAAAAAACATGACTATAAATAgatatttaatgtgaaaatagagaaataaatatcttataCTTTACTAAACATGACATTTTTAAGTAAAACTAAATTCAAAACATTTGATTCGCCATTCGACTttccacgcgcctccggcctttaaaaacctgaaaatgttaagtatgggatgagcatacagggtacactcagtgtgggaacatgcaataattgtccacgttaataaaatgagaatcacatatgatcaatacattcgtgactgaaagtcgcacggtggcataccaaggacctttccgtcctggaccgattgagccggcccctggcgactggttgcaaccataactttaacatgaaatcgcattgtggcataccaaggacggtgaagtcctggacccattgagcgggcccctagcgatataatttaatgcaactcacatatggtaaacacatgatattaaaatggacaagaattaaccacgggcatgtactgaaataaatcccacacctgaaacttgagcttttgacaatCACTTGAATAATTCAAATCAAAGTCAATGTCATAGTCGTGCCGCACCTAGTcccataaaattaaacataatttaataataactataaataatatatatatatatatatatatatataacttagtgaaaataaataaagataccGTAGTAATTTCAAGCTTTTGCGTTTATTTGGCTTGATAACTGAATAGCAAATACACCTATTTATAGTAgttggaaaataattttaaaatgcaTAGGTTTGATGAATCAAAAGTTATAGGCTTTGCTGTATTAGTTAGAAAATATCTACGTAGCTAGAAATGCATGCATGTAATACACATGTATAATATTATTAGTATGGCTCAACTTTAAAGATAactatgtacatatatatattttaaattcgtAAATGtacgtatatgtatatattcatGTAGATTtgttaatttttctttttctactcACTTGTTATCTTTAAATCTTGGTTCAAATAAACATATATAACTATAAATAATTAcaaacatttatttatataatataatataattatatatttgaaaataaattttatttttaaagtctAATTATAATATCAaagttattatttatatatgtatttttaacTAGGGGCACGACTagactaaaataaataaaatatttttcacacACTTTATAACTTAAAAGTTcactaattttcaaataaaatttgtaaagaaaataaatggttttgggctgtgacaattagtaaaagtaatcacaatacataaaaACTatccttttagtcttttacaccatcTTACATCacttttttcagctttcttagtctccgtgccaaACCCCAgagagtttttttggtggatggagggagtatatttttttgataatttttaaagtttattGGAAAAGTGCAAATCAGACCGCGCCAATCACCTTTACCAAAAAATCGAATTAGATTGAGTTTGATAAAATGTCAGAGATAGTCGAGAAAAGGAACT
The genomic region above belongs to Salvia miltiorrhiza cultivar Shanhuang (shh) chromosome 5, IMPLAD_Smil_shh, whole genome shotgun sequence and contains:
- the LOC131025837 gene encoding uncharacterized protein LOC131025837, which produces MALVYTKIVDLHPSVTNSMIKVICIRRYAIKYGGEQSSIECVEHDREGTRIHLTIPRGQCGALGHIMQEDVVVQIRNFFVRNNNFVRNKTVDNPYRIVLFPKSQMSACVDPDFPLQKFLFKDFNDISAIEDANEEVLFDVIGVLVGKRYIKDQNNVKLIELVLEDARPTLYKVSVGIKFSKKTLSLNLETVKEDSVSDEDINVKAIDEIVTNENGEAWICGTIESVDCSYTWCYMACIRCTRKVAKLNNRFFCGACNKYDGKANQRYMLILNVVDSTNNVSLLVWDKESITLLGKKASEIELKGNEIGHLEIIPKEIESAHIGKTILFKVQLRADIKTLNDRPYIVLKVCNNADTVQKYASTNGQNSEGEFNVQSSQKSFEEECEGLSQITTIPVLSGNKKVI